In Glycine max cultivar Williams 82 chromosome 7, Glycine_max_v4.0, whole genome shotgun sequence, a single window of DNA contains:
- the LOC100305492 gene encoding uncharacterized protein LOC100305492, protein MQMAILLRGGALGDSSFRLCSLTSTSSLHVSQNVAIPTSSSSSSSLVLPLIASKFKTVSRIRITCSAVQESSPSTAATAETKEEVKEAPKAEPAKKPPAKAPAKPLPQMMEEDVIPSLKSIFEAQEDFSNIELVFKDNKLEGSFLKKGNPYSFWAFFPTGNLIGPKGFSLSSYNSGASTVEPFLIDEKKITARHIIFWVKKRLAAQGIIPVWED, encoded by the exons ATGCAAATGGCAATTTTGTTAAGAGGAGGAGCACTTGGAGATTCTAGCTTTCGTTTGTGTTCATTAACATCAACTTCTTCTTTGCATGTCTCCCAAAATGTTGCCATACCcacctcatcatcatcatcatcatcactagTACTACCTTTG ATTGCAAGTAAATTTAAAACGGTCAGCAGAATCAGAATCACCTGCTCTGCTGTTCAAGAATCATCTCCTAGCACAGCAG CTACTGCTGAAACAAAGGAGGAGGTAAAGGAAGCTCCAAAAGCCGAACCGGCAAAGAAACCTCCTGCTAAAGCTCCAGCTAAGCCTCTGCCTCAGATGATGGAGGAGGATGTGATCCCTTCACTGAAATCAATATTTGAAGCCCAAGAAGATTTCTCAAATATTGAGCTGGTCTTCAAGGACAATAAG TTGGAAGGTTCCTTTTTGAAGAAAGGCAACCCCTATTCATTTTGGGCATTTTTTCCCACAGGAAACCTTATTG GTCCAAAGGGGTTTTCTCTGTCATCGTATAACTCGGGAGCAAGCACCGTTGAGCCATTTCTCATTGATGAAAAGAAGATTACTGCAAGACACATTATCTTTTGGGTTAAAAAACGTTTGGCAGCACAAGGGATCATTCCTGTATGGGAagattaa
- the LOC100305492 gene encoding uncharacterized protein isoform X1, with translation MQMAILLRGGALGDSSFRLCSLTSTSSLHVSQNVAIPTSSSSSSSLVLPLIASKFKTVSRIRITCSAVQESSPSTAATAETKEEVKEAPKAEPAKKPPAKAPAKPLPQMMEEDVIPSLKSIFEAQEDFSNIELVFKDNKVALFFGRFLFEERQPLFILGIFSHRKPYWSKGVFSVIV, from the exons ATGCAAATGGCAATTTTGTTAAGAGGAGGAGCACTTGGAGATTCTAGCTTTCGTTTGTGTTCATTAACATCAACTTCTTCTTTGCATGTCTCCCAAAATGTTGCCATACCcacctcatcatcatcatcatcatcactagTACTACCTTTG ATTGCAAGTAAATTTAAAACGGTCAGCAGAATCAGAATCACCTGCTCTGCTGTTCAAGAATCATCTCCTAGCACAGCAG CTACTGCTGAAACAAAGGAGGAGGTAAAGGAAGCTCCAAAAGCCGAACCGGCAAAGAAACCTCCTGCTAAAGCTCCAGCTAAGCCTCTGCCTCAGATGATGGAGGAGGATGTGATCCCTTCACTGAAATCAATATTTGAAGCCCAAGAAGATTTCTCAAATATTGAGCTGGTCTTCAAGGACAATAAGGTTGCTCTTTTTT TTGGAAGGTTCCTTTTTGAAGAAAGGCAACCCCTATTCATTTTGGGCATTTTTTCCCACAGGAAACCTTATTG GTCCAAAGGGGTTTTCTCTGTCATCGTATAA
- the LOC100818278 gene encoding adenine DNA glycosylase isoform X1 — protein sequence MLLSLPSPSPLVSTMSEKKKKKNSTRRSVVVVGESKKPQPLVEVEDIEDSLSFSKDETHKLRVALLDWYDLNRRDLPWRTTFKQEDEEVERRAYGVWVSEVMLQQTRVQTVIAYYNRWMQKWPTIHHLAQASLEEVNEMWAGLGYYRRARFLLEGAKKIVAEGGQIPKVASMLRNIPGIGEYTSGAIASIAFKEVVPVVDGNVVRVIARLRAISANPKDSATIKKFWKLAAQLVDPVRPGDFNQALMELGATVCTPLNPSCSSCPASEFCHALSNAKHDSTVAVTDYPVKGVKVKQRCDFSAVCVVELVGAETLNKNQSSSKFILVKRPEEGLLAGLWEFPSVLLDGEAVPLARREAMDRFLEKNLKIDIRKTCNIVLREDIGEFVHIFSHIRLKLYVELLVLQLKVGVDDLFKSPDNKTTWKCVYSNALSSMGLTTSVRKVYNMVQNFKQKTLPSSHVPTKKRTRTTTRN from the exons ATGCTTTTGAGTTTACCATCACCATCACCACTGGTTTCCACCATgtcagagaagaagaagaagaagaatagcacgAGAAGgagcgttgttgttgttggggagAGCAAAAAGCCACAACCTTTGGTGGAAGTGGAAGACATAGAGGACTCACTTTCCTTCTCCAAAGACGAGACTCACAAACTGAGAGTGGCTCTTTTGGACTGGTACGACCTCAACCGAAGGGACCTTCCTTGGAGAACCACATTCAaacaagaagatgaagaagtggAAAGAAGAGCTTATGGGGTGTGGGTCTCGGAGGTTATGCTGCAGCAAACAAGGGTTCAGACTGTTATTGCCTATTACAACCGTTGGATGCAAAAATGGCCCACCATTCACCATCTTGCGCAAGCTTCTCTTGAG GAAGTAAATGAGATGTGGGCAGGTTTGGGCTACTACCGAAGAGCTCGTTTTCTTTTAGAG GGGGCAAAGAAAATTGTTGCCGAAGGAGGCCAAATTCCTAAAGTGGCTTCTATGCTACGAAACATTCCTGGAATTGGAGAGTACACTTCTGGAGCCATTGCTTCTATTGCATTCAAAGAG GTTGTACCTGTTGTTGACGGAAATGTGGTAAGGGTGATTGCTAGACTGAGGGCTATTTCTGCAAATCCAAAAGACTCAGCCACTATTAAGAAATTTTG GAAATTAGCAGCTCAGTTGGTTGATCCTGTTCGTCCTGGGGACTTCAATCAGGCTCTCATGGAACTTGGGGCAACTGTATGCACCCCTTTGAACCCAAGCTGTTCCTCATGTCCAGCATCAGAATTTTGTCACGCGCTATCAAATGCTAAACATGATAGTACAGTAGCAGTTACAGATTATCCTGTTAAGGGTGTGAAGGTTAAACAAAGATGTGATTTTTCTGCTGTATGTGTTGTTGAGTTAGTTGGAGCTGAAACGTTAAATAAAAACCAGTCTAGCAGCAAGTTTATTCTTGTCAAAAGGCCTGAAGAAGGATTGCTTGCCGGTCTCTGGGAGTTTCCATCTGTCTTACTGGATGGAGAAGCAGTTCCATTAGCTAGAAGAGAAGCAATGGATCGCTTCTtggaaaaaaatctcaaaattgacATCAGAAAGACTTGCAATATAGTTTTGAGGGAAGATATTGGGGAATTTGTTCACATTTTCAGTCACATCCGCCTCAAGTTGTATGTTGAATTGCTAGTGTTACAATTGAAAG TAGGAGTAGATGATTTGTTCAAAAGCCCAGACAATAAAACAACTTGGAAGTGTGTTTACAGCAATGCGCTTTCTAGTATGGGACTGACAACCAGTGTAAGAAAG GTGTACAACATGGTTCAAAACTTCAAGCAGAAAACTCTTCCTTCTAGCCATGTGCCAACCAAAAAGAGAACTAGAACGACCACAAGAAACTAA
- the LOC100818278 gene encoding adenine DNA glycosylase isoform X2: MLLSLPSPSPLVSTMSEKKKKKNSTRRSVVVVGESKKPQPLVEVEDIEDSLSFSKDETHKLRVALLDWYDLNRRDLPWRTTFKQEDEEVERRAYGVWVSEVMLQQTRVQTVIAYYNRWMQKWPTIHHLAQASLEEVNEMWAGLGYYRRARFLLEGAKKIVAEGGQIPKVASMLRNIPGIGEYTSGAIASIAFKEVVPVVDGNVVRVIARLRAISANPKDSATIKKFWKLAAQLVDPVRPGDFNQALMELGATVCTPLNPSCSSCPASEFCHALSNAKHDSTVAVTDYPVKGVKVKQRCDFSAVCVVELVGAETLNKNQSSSKFILVKRPEEGLLAGLWEFPSVLLDGEAVPLARREAMDRFLEKNLKIDIRKTCNIVLREDIGEFVHIFSHIRLKLYVELLVLQLKGVDDLFKSPDNKTTWKCVYSNALSSMGLTTSVRKVYNMVQNFKQKTLPSSHVPTKKRTRTTTRN, encoded by the exons ATGCTTTTGAGTTTACCATCACCATCACCACTGGTTTCCACCATgtcagagaagaagaagaagaagaatagcacgAGAAGgagcgttgttgttgttggggagAGCAAAAAGCCACAACCTTTGGTGGAAGTGGAAGACATAGAGGACTCACTTTCCTTCTCCAAAGACGAGACTCACAAACTGAGAGTGGCTCTTTTGGACTGGTACGACCTCAACCGAAGGGACCTTCCTTGGAGAACCACATTCAaacaagaagatgaagaagtggAAAGAAGAGCTTATGGGGTGTGGGTCTCGGAGGTTATGCTGCAGCAAACAAGGGTTCAGACTGTTATTGCCTATTACAACCGTTGGATGCAAAAATGGCCCACCATTCACCATCTTGCGCAAGCTTCTCTTGAG GAAGTAAATGAGATGTGGGCAGGTTTGGGCTACTACCGAAGAGCTCGTTTTCTTTTAGAG GGGGCAAAGAAAATTGTTGCCGAAGGAGGCCAAATTCCTAAAGTGGCTTCTATGCTACGAAACATTCCTGGAATTGGAGAGTACACTTCTGGAGCCATTGCTTCTATTGCATTCAAAGAG GTTGTACCTGTTGTTGACGGAAATGTGGTAAGGGTGATTGCTAGACTGAGGGCTATTTCTGCAAATCCAAAAGACTCAGCCACTATTAAGAAATTTTG GAAATTAGCAGCTCAGTTGGTTGATCCTGTTCGTCCTGGGGACTTCAATCAGGCTCTCATGGAACTTGGGGCAACTGTATGCACCCCTTTGAACCCAAGCTGTTCCTCATGTCCAGCATCAGAATTTTGTCACGCGCTATCAAATGCTAAACATGATAGTACAGTAGCAGTTACAGATTATCCTGTTAAGGGTGTGAAGGTTAAACAAAGATGTGATTTTTCTGCTGTATGTGTTGTTGAGTTAGTTGGAGCTGAAACGTTAAATAAAAACCAGTCTAGCAGCAAGTTTATTCTTGTCAAAAGGCCTGAAGAAGGATTGCTTGCCGGTCTCTGGGAGTTTCCATCTGTCTTACTGGATGGAGAAGCAGTTCCATTAGCTAGAAGAGAAGCAATGGATCGCTTCTtggaaaaaaatctcaaaattgacATCAGAAAGACTTGCAATATAGTTTTGAGGGAAGATATTGGGGAATTTGTTCACATTTTCAGTCACATCCGCCTCAAGTTGTATGTTGAATTGCTAGTGTTACAATTGAAAG GAGTAGATGATTTGTTCAAAAGCCCAGACAATAAAACAACTTGGAAGTGTGTTTACAGCAATGCGCTTTCTAGTATGGGACTGACAACCAGTGTAAGAAAG GTGTACAACATGGTTCAAAACTTCAAGCAGAAAACTCTTCCTTCTAGCCATGTGCCAACCAAAAAGAGAACTAGAACGACCACAAGAAACTAA
- the LOC100817216 gene encoding Glyoxylate/succinic semialdehyde reductase 1-like (The RefSeq protein has 2 substitutions compared to this genomic sequence) translates to MEFGFLGLGIMGKAMAINLLRHGFKVTIWNRTLSKCDELVQHGASVGETPATVVKKCKYTIAMLSDPSAALSVVFDKDGVLEHINGKCYIDMSTVDADTSSKISETIKAKGGYFLEAPVSGSKKPAEDGQLIILAAGDKALYDEVLPAFDVLGKKSFFLGEVGNGAKMKLVVNVIMGSMMNAFSEGLTLAERSGLNPGTLLDVLDLGAISNGMFKLKGPTMLQNSYSPAFPLKRQQKDMRLALALGDENAVSMPVAAAANEAFKKARSMGLGDLDFSAVHETLKAPDHSS, encoded by the exons atGGAGTTTGGATTTTTGGGTTTGGGGATAATGGGTAAGGCTATGGCAATCAATCTGCTACGCCATGGCTTCAAGGTCACTATTTGGAACAGAACCCTCTCCAag TGTGATGAACTCGTGCAACATGGTGCTTCAGTTGGAGAAACCCCAGCAACTGTAGTCAAGAAATGCAAGTATACCATTGCAATGTTATCTGATCCTTCGGCTGCTTTATCG GTTGTGTTTGATAAAGATGGTGTTCTTGAGCATATTAATGGAAAATGTTATATTGACATGTCAACAGTTGATGCTGATACATCTTCCAAAATATCTGAG ACTATCAAAGCAAAAGGTGGTTACTTCCTTGAAGCTCCTGTTTCGGGTAGCAAGAAGCCAGCAGAAGATGGCCAACTCATAATACTTGCTGCTGGAGATAAG GCATTGTATGATGAAGTGCTTCCAGCATTTGATGTACTGGGGAAGAAGTCTTTCTTTCTGGGTGAGGTTGGAAATGGTGCAAAAATGAAACTTGTTGTTAACATGATAATGGGCAG TATGATGAATGCTTTCTCTGAGGGACTCACACTAGCTGAAAGAAGTGGTTTGAACCCTGGAACTCTTCTCGATGTGCTG GATCTTGGTGCCATAAGTAACGGCATGTTTAAATTGAAAGGACCTACAATGCTCCAAAACAGTTATTCCCCAGCTTTTCCGCTGAAACACCAGCAGAAGGACATGAGATTAGCTCTTGCCCTTGGAGATGAAAATGCTGTATCAATGCCAGTAGCAGCTGCTGCAAATGAG GCTTTCAAGAAAGCCAGAAGCATGGGGTTGGGAGACCTTGATTTTTCAGCAGTTCATGAGACTTTGAAAGCTCCTGATCATTCATCTTGA